In the Gammaproteobacteria bacterium CG11_big_fil_rev_8_21_14_0_20_46_22 genome, GGTTTTGGCAATTTAATCAAGCGATAAAACAAAAAGCAGAATTATTAAAAGGCGAGGCGGCAAACAGTCTATGATAAGGAATTTATTCCAAATAATTAAAAGGAGCTAGGATGATCAAAAATAAAATTCGTCTGGCGCTGTTATGCGGCATTTTATTTTTAGGACAAAGTGTTTATGCTAAAAATGAAGTGGCTGTAAATTATATGGATACCAATATTGCTACGATTACTCATTTAATCAAGAACAAAAAAATCAGTTGTGAACAGTTGATTCAAAGTTACATCAATCGCATTGAACAATACGATTTAGCTTATACAAAAAATAAGCCGCCGATTAATGCCATTATTGCGATTAATCCGTTTGCATTAAGTCAAGCGCGTCGGATTGATTCAACGTTTTCTTCCGAAAAAAACTCGCCATTACTCTGCGTTCCCGTCGTTGTGAAAGATAACATTGATACAAACGATATGCCCACTACAGCAGGTTCATTATCACTATTGGGCTCTCAACCTAATCAAGACGCTTTTATTGTTAAAAAGTTAAGACAAGCCGGCGCTGTCATTATTGGAAAAGCAGGGATGGATGAATTTGCTTCAGGAACTTGGGGTATTAACTCTCGTCTGGGTAGAACGGGGGATGTTTATGACACGAATTTATTACCCGGTGGCTCTTCTTCGGGTGTGGCGGCGGCAGTGAGTGCAGGATTTGCGCTGGTGGGGATTGGTAGCGATAACAGCGGTTCACTGCGTATTCCAGCAGCTGCCAATGGTGTTTATACCATTCGCGGCGGAACAGGGGCAGTCAGTCAGACAGGGATTTTCCCGAGAGGAAACTTAGACGGAATCGCAGGGCCGATTGCTCAAAATATTGAAGATGTTGCAAAAGTCATGGATGTCATTGCAGTCAAAGATGATCAAGATAAAAAAACGCTAACAGTGATACGCCCAAACTCTTATACCCAGTTTTTATCCGCTCATGCGTTAAAAGGAAAGCGCATTGGTATTGTCACCTTATATGGAGATCAGAAAATAAACTATGATGGAAAAATAGCTGGCCATTATTATCAGCAAGCCATTCAAATCATGAAGCAACAAGGCGCAACCATTGTACCTAATCTACAATTTAAACAATTCATTACCGATCGAAGCAATAATGCAGCAGGAGAAGTGCAACAAATCAATGCTTATTTATTGTCTTTTCCTTCGACAAGAAAAAATTTTAAAGATATTTGCGAATCCAATAGAACCAGGATTTTTGGAACGCCCAAGGAATGTTTAGAATACAGTCATACCAATCCACGACTCAACGGGACTGCTTATAAAAAAGTACTAAAAAATTTCGCCACCAATCGTGCTTTAATTGAAGCAAAGATGCGACAGCTTCATTTAGATGCGTTGTTGCTTCCTATTAGTGAATCTGGCGTGCCTAATGCTAAGTTTGATAATCAATATTATACGATTTTATCTCCCAATTCGGGCTTACCTGCCGTTGAGTTTATTGTCGGCTTTACTAAAACCAATCCCTCATTACCGATCGCGATGCAGTTCGTTGGTCGTCAAAATGATGAAGCCAACTTATTGGGCATGGCCTACGCGTTTACGAGAGCAATTAAAAGAAAACCGCCTGTGCTCAATGACAAAGCTTCATCAGAATCGTTTGACACGATTGCTGAATTCAACAATAGAAAAACAGAAATTGGTTATCTGACCTATAAAAAACTGATTCAAAAGCAAGGTGTAAAATCAGTCACACCAAAAGCATTTCTTTCTATTTTACCGAGCACCTGATTTAGGAAATAGAGTATATGCTTTTAAGCAAGGAGCTAAAAAAGCCAGTGAAGAACCCAGTTAAAAAAACAAAAATTATTTTTCCTCATCTATTAGTTTGTTTGTTATTCATGTTGTTAGATCATTCATCACTAGCCGAAAGCGAGCAAACTTTAAACCAAGC is a window encoding:
- a CDS encoding amidase, which codes for MIKNKIRLALLCGILFLGQSVYAKNEVAVNYMDTNIATITHLIKNKKISCEQLIQSYINRIEQYDLAYTKNKPPINAIIAINPFALSQARRIDSTFSSEKNSPLLCVPVVVKDNIDTNDMPTTAGSLSLLGSQPNQDAFIVKKLRQAGAVIIGKAGMDEFASGTWGINSRLGRTGDVYDTNLLPGGSSSGVAAAVSAGFALVGIGSDNSGSLRIPAAANGVYTIRGGTGAVSQTGIFPRGNLDGIAGPIAQNIEDVAKVMDVIAVKDDQDKKTLTVIRPNSYTQFLSAHALKGKRIGIVTLYGDQKINYDGKIAGHYYQQAIQIMKQQGATIVPNLQFKQFITDRSNNAAGEVQQINAYLLSFPSTRKNFKDICESNRTRIFGTPKECLEYSHTNPRLNGTAYKKVLKNFATNRALIEAKMRQLHLDALLLPISESGVPNAKFDNQYYTILSPNSGLPAVEFIVGFTKTNPSLPIAMQFVGRQNDEANLLGMAYAFTRAIKRKPPVLNDKASSESFDTIAEFNNRKTEIGYLTYKKLIQKQGVKSVTPKAFLSILPST